In one Tachysurus fulvidraco isolate hzauxx_2018 chromosome 16, HZAU_PFXX_2.0, whole genome shotgun sequence genomic region, the following are encoded:
- the slc25a29 gene encoding mitochondrial basic amino acids transporter isoform X1 — MMDFAAGCLGGAAGVLVGHPFDTVKVRLQVQDMHKPLYRGTFHCFQSIIRQESLFGLYKGIGSPMMGLTFINAIVFGVQGNTMRLLQKDTPTNQFLAGAAAGAIQCVICCPMELAKTRLQLQGTGEKKTSTRKVYKNSLDCLARIYQREGVRGVNRGMVTTLIRETPAFGVYFLVYDVLTRSLGCEPHDSYMIPKLMFAGGMSGIASWLSTYPVDVIKSRLQADGVGGKFQYSGIMDCTRKSLEKEGWRVFTRGLTSTLLRAFPVNAATFATVTLFLMYVRGEEAPKDCEADPQHHAALEQQAQPTSM, encoded by the exons ATGATGGATTTTGCTGCCGGTTGCCTTGGAG GTGCTGCTGGAGTTCTAGTTGGACATCCTTTTGACACTGTAAAA GTCAGGCTTCAAGTTCAGGATATGCACAAGCCATTGTACAGGGGAACATTTCACTGTTTCCAGTCCATCATACGGCAAGAATCA TTATTTGGTCTGTACAAAGGCATCGGTTCTCCTATGATGGGCCTGACATTCATCAATGCCATTGTCTTTGGTGTGCAAGGCAACACAATGCGTCTTCTGCAAAAAGACACTCCCACAAACCAATTCCTAGCAGGGGCAGCTGCTGGAGCCATCCAGTGTGTTATTTGTTGCCCAATGGAACTGGCCAAGACACGCCTGCAGTTGCAAGGTACTGGTGAAAAGAAGACGTCCACTCGCAAGGTGTACAAAAACTCGTTGGACTGCCTGGCCCGGATATACCAGCGTGAGGGTGTGCGGGGCGTCAACAGGGGCATGGTGACCACCCTCATTCGTGAGACGCCTGCCTTTGGAGTGTACTTCCTAGTTTACGATGTGTTAACACGTTCACTAGGTTGTGAGCCACATGACTCGTACATGATACCTAAACTGATGTTTGCTGGTGGTATGTCAGGTATTGCCTCGTGGCTTTCGACATATCCTGTGGATGTGATTAAGTCTCGGCTACAAGCAGATGGTGTTGGAGGAAAGTTCCAATACAGTGGCATCATGGATTGCACACGCAAGAGCTTAGAGAAAGAGGGCTGGCGTGTGTTTACTAGAGGCCTCACATCCACTCTGCTCCGAGCTTTTCCTGTCAATGCAGCTACTTTCGCTACTGTAACACTCTTTCTCATGTATGTACGGGGAGAGGAAGCTCCCAAAGATTGCGAAGCTGACCCACAGCACCATGCTGCATTAGAGCAGCAAGCACAGCCTACCAGCATGTAA
- the slc25a29 gene encoding mitochondrial basic amino acids transporter isoform X2 has translation MHKPLYRGTFHCFQSIIRQESLFGLYKGIGSPMMGLTFINAIVFGVQGNTMRLLQKDTPTNQFLAGAAAGAIQCVICCPMELAKTRLQLQGTGEKKTSTRKVYKNSLDCLARIYQREGVRGVNRGMVTTLIRETPAFGVYFLVYDVLTRSLGCEPHDSYMIPKLMFAGGMSGIASWLSTYPVDVIKSRLQADGVGGKFQYSGIMDCTRKSLEKEGWRVFTRGLTSTLLRAFPVNAATFATVTLFLMYVRGEEAPKDCEADPQHHAALEQQAQPTSM, from the exons ATGCACAAGCCATTGTACAGGGGAACATTTCACTGTTTCCAGTCCATCATACGGCAAGAATCA TTATTTGGTCTGTACAAAGGCATCGGTTCTCCTATGATGGGCCTGACATTCATCAATGCCATTGTCTTTGGTGTGCAAGGCAACACAATGCGTCTTCTGCAAAAAGACACTCCCACAAACCAATTCCTAGCAGGGGCAGCTGCTGGAGCCATCCAGTGTGTTATTTGTTGCCCAATGGAACTGGCCAAGACACGCCTGCAGTTGCAAGGTACTGGTGAAAAGAAGACGTCCACTCGCAAGGTGTACAAAAACTCGTTGGACTGCCTGGCCCGGATATACCAGCGTGAGGGTGTGCGGGGCGTCAACAGGGGCATGGTGACCACCCTCATTCGTGAGACGCCTGCCTTTGGAGTGTACTTCCTAGTTTACGATGTGTTAACACGTTCACTAGGTTGTGAGCCACATGACTCGTACATGATACCTAAACTGATGTTTGCTGGTGGTATGTCAGGTATTGCCTCGTGGCTTTCGACATATCCTGTGGATGTGATTAAGTCTCGGCTACAAGCAGATGGTGTTGGAGGAAAGTTCCAATACAGTGGCATCATGGATTGCACACGCAAGAGCTTAGAGAAAGAGGGCTGGCGTGTGTTTACTAGAGGCCTCACATCCACTCTGCTCCGAGCTTTTCCTGTCAATGCAGCTACTTTCGCTACTGTAACACTCTTTCTCATGTATGTACGGGGAGAGGAAGCTCCCAAAGATTGCGAAGCTGACCCACAGCACCATGCTGCATTAGAGCAGCAAGCACAGCCTACCAGCATGTAA